One window of the Salvia miltiorrhiza cultivar Shanhuang (shh) chromosome 6, IMPLAD_Smil_shh, whole genome shotgun sequence genome contains the following:
- the LOC130990010 gene encoding protein disulfide-isomerase-like codes for MVSKVWCVLLLVSVAVLCPAAAAADEEVEKVLTLDSSNFSDVVSKHDFIVVEFYAPWCGHCKSLAPEYEKAASILSSHEPPIVLAKVDANEEANKELATEYKIQGFPTIKILRNGGKSVQDYNGPRQADGIVDYLKKQAGPASAEIKSAEDASSLIDEKKIFLVGVFPKFSGEEFESFMALADKLRADYDFGHTLDAKLLPRGESVSKPTLRLLKPFDELFVDSQDFNVEAMEKFIEASTVPTVTVWNNDPDNHPYINKFFEGPGSKAMLFVDFSKEQDAFEAKYKNVATLYKGKGISFMFGDVDSTQNAFQYFGLKAEQAPVLIVQQTDGQKYLKANVEPDQIESWVKDYLEGLVKPYIRSEPIPEVNDEPVKVVVRHSIQDVVFNSGKNVLLEFYAPWCGHCKSLAPILDEVAVSFEKDPDVLIAKFDATANDVPSDTFEVQGFPTLYFRSASGNLSQYDGDRTKEDIINFINNNRDKSAPSSSVETESVDVDSAKDEL; via the exons ATGGTGTCTAAGGTTTGGTGTGTCCTTCTTCTGGTTTCGGTGGCGGTGCTatgtccggcggcggcggcggcggacgaGGAGGTTGAAAAGGTGTTGACTTTAGACAGCTCGAATTTCTCCGACGTAGTGTCCAAGCACGATTTCATCGTCGTTGAGTTCTACGCTCCTTG GTGCGGGCACTGTAAGTCTCTGGCTCCAGAG TATGAAAAAGCTGCATCCATATTAAGCAGCCATGAACCCCCCATTGTCCTGGCTAAAGTTGATGCAAATGAAGAAGCAAATAAGGAGCTGGCTACCGAGTATAAAATCCAGGGTTTTCCTACCATTAAAATCTTAAGAAATGGTGGCAAAAGTGTCCAAGATTACAATGGTCCTCGTCAGGCTGATGGCATTGTCGATTACTTAAAGAAGCAAGCTGGTCCTGCATCAGCTGAAATTAAGTCAGCAGAAGATGCCAGCAGTCTTATTGATGAGAAAAAGATTTTTCTT GTTGGAGTGTTTCCCAAGTTCTCTGGGGAGGAATTTGAGAGCTTCATGGCTTTAGCTGATAAGTTGCGCGCTGACTATGACTTTGGCCATACCCTTGATGCTAAACTCCTTCCTCGTGGTGAATCAGTCAGCAAGCCCACTCTTCGCTTACTTAAGCCTTTTGATGAACTGTTTGTGGATTCCCAG GACTTTAATGTCGAGGCAATGGAGAAATTTATTGAAGCATCTACTGTTCCAACTGTTACCGTTTGGAACAATGACCCTGATAACCATCCATATATTAACAAATTCTTTGAGGGTCCTGGCTCTAAG GCCATGCTATTTGTAGATTTCAGCAAAGAGCAGGATGCTTTCGAGGCAAAGTATAAGAATGTGGCAACCCTTTACAAGGGGAAGGGCATCAGTTTCATGTTTGGCGATGTTGATTCTACTCAAAATGCATTCCAG TACTTTGGACTTAAGGCAGAACAGGCACCTGTGCTCATTGTACAGCAAACTGATGGACAGAAGTATCTTAAAGCAAACGTAGAGCCTGACCAGATTGAGTCGTGGGTGAAAGATTATCTG GAAGGACTAGTGAAGCCATACATAAGATCAGAACCTATTCCTGAAGTGAACGATGAACCAGTCAAGGTGGTTGTTCGTCACAGCATTCAGGACGTTGTTTTCAACTCTGGAAAGAATG TTCTACTAGAGTTTTATGCGCCTTGGTGTGGACACTGCAAGAGTCTTGCTCCAATCTTGGATGAAGTTGCCGTCTCCTTCGAGAAAGATCCTGATGTTCTGATTGCAAAATTT GATGCAACTGCGAACGATGTTCCAAGCGACACATTCGAAGTTCAAGGGTTCCCGACACTCTACTTCAGATCTGCAAGTGGCAACTTGTCACAGTATGATGGGGATAGAACGAAGGAGGACATCATCAATTTCATCAACAACAACCGGGATAAGTCTGCCCCGTCATCCTCAGTCGAAACTGAATCCGTAGACGTAGATTCTGCTAAGGACGAGCTTTAA